The nucleotide sequence ggaactgatgtaatgctatctgttctgatgaagaaacaaactcatctacatcttggaaaacctgagggtgagtaaatcctcggcaaattttcagttttaggtaaactattgttcaattgtcataaaaaaatttagactttttttaaggTGAAAGGTCACCCTCTATACAATCACGTTGTCACGCCTGTGTATGTTTTGATCCCAGGCAGGTTAGCAGATGTTCATGTACATGTAGAGGAGATCGCGTTGAGCACTGATGCACAGGTACGAAAACTAGAGGTGATCCTGACAGCTCTCAacgagaccttagagatgaacgAGGAAACGGTCAAATGGAACGTTAAAcgtaagccaatcagatcagCTATTGTCACTGTCCTGTTTACATATTTATAAGCATACCCACTGTTCTCCCACCCAAATCTGTCAGTCATTCACAGCAGAGACCTGTTGGCTACATTGCATCTTCTGGTTGCTATTGCGAGGCGTTTCCAACCTGATCTGGTCCTGCCCCCAAACGTCAGTGTGGAGGTCATCCAGTGTGAGGTGATtgataaatattgaaattatttgaatattaaagaatattattttaagtattaagaTGCATATAATGAACACAgattgttttcataatttttcaaaattcatcactgcattttatttaaaaaatgcatatgcatGTTATAAAGagcaattatataatatatatatatatataatatatatatatattatatatcttcaTGTATTTTCTCAATTTGTCATTGCATATTTGAAAAAAACTATGtatattataatgaaaaatatgactgcatgttttcataaaatTTCATTGTTTGTTACTGCATGTTATTtgaaaaatttacattaattattatggAAAATATGACTAAttgcatattataaaaaaaatataatgtgcaTATTATTTTGACCAACTCATTACTGcatcatttttgaaaaaaagctgttttcattatttctcacaatttatgacctcatattatttaaaaaaattaccaagcaaatcataatgaaaaaactgatttaatatatatatatatatatatatatatatatatatatatatatatatatatatatatatatatattttttttttacaattcatcagtgtatatttaaaaaagaatcaaTATgcgtattaaaaagaaaaaaattgtctaATTTTTACCAATTCATCAATCcagatttttgaaaaaataaataaataatgataattataatttatcattGCATCTTTGTATTGAagaattataatgaaaaaaagatgTCATAACATAATCaatatgcatattatatttaaaaattcctACAAATTTATCACAGTTCACATTgcatattatttgaaaaaaatatgtgcattttattaaaaggaaaaaaattaatacaatattaaaaattgtattaaccACCAACATTAAAGGAGCCTAATATCCATCATCCAGTCAGATCCAAATGGAATCAAGTCCCACATTATTCATTTTGAATATTCACTGAGCAGTTAAATTGCATTACAGAAGTTAAATATTCATGTTGTCAGCAttcattaaaatctaatttgttaAACAGGTCACAAAAAGTGGCGTTAAGGCAGACAAGCAGACAGAATTCATCACATTTCAAAGGTCTGTAAAGATCCTCCTTCCCTATTAAACATTTAACTGCACTTTGAATCTCTGCCACTGTCCAAACCAGTGTTTTCATGCTCTGCTGTGTGTCTCCGCAGTAATTCCAGTGAAGCACTAGAGAGAGAATCTAACAGTGAGTCAGACGGAGGCTGAACTCTGAGCTTTTTCATTTCCATATTTATAAGCATCAGTACCTTACAGATAGTGGAGGCGTATAAAGAAGAAAGCGTTTGCTACTTAATCTCTCTCTTGAACTGTCTTTGCAGAGGAATGTCCCATTGATGAGCTCTTTAAGCTGGAGGCTCACAAAATTGAGACCGTGAAAAAGGTTGGGATTCAGTTCGGGATATATCTCTAAATGTAGCCTTTGACACACACATCTCCCACAGTTTCATTAAGTTTTCTTTCCTATGCAGGCCATTTTGCACTTTGTGAATAAGAACATGTCATCTCTGGGACTGAACGTGACCGACCTTGAAAAACAGGTGTGGCAAACCCAAATTTAAAAGCCTtatgttgattttgttttttcttctgtagGTCGACTGAAATTTACTTAgccttaaaggtacaggttgtaggacctgccactagagggcacactatcaaaacaataacagtaGCGTGGcttgatgatgctaagaaggagcgtggaatgatgggatttgttggcttctacccaaccgctgacggccatcaatcagacggaaagataaatcatggatttaactcgggttcaacgatttgcgctagtagattacatacaaagccaatgcaaagacgcaatcagactatgaatcagacacgtcctcgcgcgggtctagggatgcgatgccccgcgtttggcgtgtatggcCCATAAAACttatcttgttgatcgttataatagcatacgttttaacgtttaaaaataaaaaaataataaaaaataatagcatacgttttaacgtttaaaaataaaaaaataaaaaataataatagcatacgttttctgtaaagagacgaatcaaaacaactcacctttcgagtaaaacacaagcgagatcggcatctctttctagttgaagtttgtcgggaagctacttccgcatttgtccacgacactgttgtcatgtggtttctacgtcagtaaaggcggtaaaaAGGGAAACTACCGTCATTtacaggtgactgcactgccccgtgtcactgtttagaatgggaattttctcatgatttacaagtagttgaaaacattagagatattgttagtaatcagctggacaaaatatataacactagcctagtggtttttggatattttactgcaaatatcttacaaattgtacctttaagccatccaaaatgtagatgtagatgagtttgtttcttcatcggatttggagaaatgtataattacatcactcaccaatagatcctttggagtgaatgggtaccgtcagaatgagagtcaaacatctgataaaaacatcacaataatccacaagtaaaccatagaactccagtccatcaatatacagtatgtcttgtgaagccaaaagctgcatgtttttaataaacaaacatgtcattaagaTGTGATTCTCTCCTTATTCAGATGAAATattcacagatcaagcactgtttacaagtgaaaacagtatataaaatagTTATAACCAAATATGTTGGTGGGCTTTGATGCGAGAGGTCTACAAGGAATTGATTTTTTAGAATGAAATGatcacaaaaatatgttttttttgacAATATAAGCCCTTTATGGGCTTGTTTTTGATGTCATGTTTCATGTTTATGATTTTGTAATGTGATTTTGTTAGTTTGCAGATGGAGTGATTCTGCTCTTGTTGATCGGTCAGTTGGAGGGCTTCTTCATTCCACTCTGTGAGTTCTTCCTTTGTCCTGTCGGGAGCTCAGAAATGGTAAGAACCTGAGAAAATATTTAGagtt is from Carassius auratus strain Wakin chromosome 25, ASM336829v1, whole genome shotgun sequence and encodes:
- the LOC113042878 gene encoding gamma-parvin-like isoform X2; this encodes MIIQSTSLNDPKLNKLKEVLVEWINKTLKVEHIVVRSLEEDLYDGLVFHHLLRRLADVHVHVEEIALSTDAQVRKLEVILTALNETLEMNEETVKWNVKLIHSRDLLATLHLLVAIARRFQPDLVLPPNVSVEVIQCEVTKSGVKADKQTEFITFQSNSSEALERESNKECPIDELFKLEAHKIETVKKAILHFVNKNMSSLGLNVTDLEKQFADGVILLLLIGQLEGFFIPLCEFFLCPVGSSEMLHNVTLALDLLIDRGLPVQSVEPQDIVSQDVPATVKVLYYLFNRHKNK
- the LOC113042878 gene encoding gamma-parvin-like isoform X1; this encodes MADRGAEEEKGELGSRQGGERKMIIQSTSLNDPKLNKLKEVLVEWINKTLKVEHIVVRSLEEDLYDGLVFHHLLRRLADVHVHVEEIALSTDAQVRKLEVILTALNETLEMNEETVKWNVKLIHSRDLLATLHLLVAIARRFQPDLVLPPNVSVEVIQCEVTKSGVKADKQTEFITFQSNSSEALERESNKECPIDELFKLEAHKIETVKKAILHFVNKNMSSLGLNVTDLEKQFADGVILLLLIGQLEGFFIPLCEFFLCPVGSSEMLHNVTLALDLLIDRGLPVQSVEPQDIVSQDVPATVKVLYYLFNRHKNK